One Oscillospiraceae bacterium DNA window includes the following coding sequences:
- a CDS encoding proline racemase family protein produces the protein MGEPTRIILSGFPTIYGNTMMEKKQYLSRNLDHLRRALILEPRGHADMFGAVVTEPTKPDKADLGVIFMDSGGYLNMCGHGSIGLASVAVDQKLVPVQEPYTRVVLEAPAGIIETQVKVVHGKAVEVTITNVPCFLYRQHVELTLERFGRVTMDISFGGSFFALVNADNLGIALTPDNVPVLVRTGMEILKKINRQENVQHPYLDIHSVDLVEFYGQADKPQASLKNVVVFGDAQVDRSPCGTGSSAKVATLYRKGKLRLGEDFVYESITGSLFHARVCRETTAGDFPAVVPQVTGSAYVTGIHEIILDPDDPLKYGFRLKV, from the coding sequence ATGGGGGAGCCCACACGCATTATTCTGAGTGGCTTTCCGACCATTTACGGGAATACCATGATGGAAAAAAAGCAATATCTTTCTCGAAATTTAGATCATCTGCGGCGTGCTTTGATTCTGGAACCGCGTGGTCACGCAGATATGTTCGGTGCAGTAGTGACAGAACCAACAAAACCGGATAAAGCCGACTTGGGTGTTATTTTTATGGACAGCGGCGGATATCTGAATATGTGCGGTCACGGTTCCATAGGTCTGGCCAGTGTAGCAGTGGACCAAAAACTGGTGCCTGTACAGGAGCCTTACACTCGTGTGGTACTGGAAGCACCGGCAGGCATAATTGAAACGCAGGTTAAAGTTGTGCATGGAAAAGCAGTAGAGGTAACCATTACAAATGTGCCCTGCTTCCTGTACCGTCAGCATGTGGAACTTACGCTGGAGCGCTTTGGCCGTGTAACAATGGATATTTCCTTTGGCGGCAGCTTCTTTGCTTTGGTTAATGCCGATAACTTGGGCATTGCTCTTACCCCGGACAATGTTCCTGTACTGGTGCGTACCGGTATGGAAATCCTGAAAAAAATCAATCGTCAGGAGAATGTGCAGCATCCATATCTGGACATTCATTCGGTAGACTTGGTTGAGTTTTACGGGCAGGCAGACAAACCGCAGGCTTCCTTAAAAAATGTTGTAGTGTTTGGCGATGCACAGGTGGACCGTTCCCCTTGCGGTACGGGTTCCAGCGCTAAAGTGGCCACCCTGTACCGAAAAGGCAAGCTGCGGCTGGGTGAAGATTTTGTGTATGAAAGCATTACCGGCTCGCTGTTTCATGCGCGAGTATGCCGCGAAACCACAGCGGGTGACTTTCCTGCTGTGGTGCCGCAGGTAACAGGCAGTGCTTATGTAACAGGGATTCACGAAATCATTTTAGACCCAGACGATCCGCTGAAATATGGTTTTCGACTAAAGGTTTGA
- the prdC gene encoding proline reductase-associated electron transfer protein PrdC, whose protein sequence is MQQIYHFPLRQQIGVPSQPLVQPGQRVARGQLLAEIPAGKLSANLHTSVSGVVEQVTDEEVTVCADTEQPDSFVPVSGSSVTELVRAAGVVGMGGAGFPTHVKLATPLGAEGTVIANCAECEPVLGHNISRLEKKPTQLVQGLRLAMQATGAGHGIIAVKEKHVEAIRSIKNVLDPSCMTLQLLPDLYPMGEERAIVRECLHVLLQPDQLPSAAGAVICNAETLCRVTEAVEQKKPSISKDVTVAGRLHGQPLQCFLDVPTGTSIEALLNRTGGALKDTGELLAGGPFTGYRVEADSPVTKTIGGVLATMPFLRERRPMGLLVCACSAGEQRLRQLAASMEAPVAAVKFCKQAVKMPNGALKCKDPGHCPGQAQRILQLKKAGAQVLLVSNCTDCTNTVMTVAPKLGLPVYHLTDGTLRAVGLPLIRRMKLHE, encoded by the coding sequence ATGCAGCAAATTTATCATTTTCCGCTACGTCAGCAGATTGGCGTACCGTCGCAGCCGCTGGTGCAGCCAGGGCAGCGGGTAGCACGGGGACAGCTGTTGGCAGAAATTCCGGCAGGAAAGCTGAGTGCGAATTTGCACACGTCGGTTTCCGGTGTGGTGGAACAGGTGACTGACGAAGAAGTTACAGTTTGTGCCGATACCGAGCAGCCAGACAGTTTTGTGCCTGTTTCGGGAAGCAGCGTGACAGAATTGGTTCGCGCTGCAGGTGTTGTTGGCATGGGTGGGGCGGGCTTTCCCACACATGTAAAACTGGCTACACCACTTGGTGCGGAGGGTACCGTCATTGCAAACTGTGCAGAGTGTGAACCGGTGCTGGGGCACAACATCAGTCGGCTGGAAAAAAAGCCGACGCAGCTGGTACAGGGACTGCGTTTGGCCATGCAGGCAACCGGCGCAGGTCATGGAATCATTGCTGTCAAAGAAAAACATGTAGAAGCAATTCGCTCTATAAAAAATGTTCTGGACCCGTCCTGCATGACGCTGCAGCTGTTGCCGGATTTGTATCCGATGGGCGAAGAACGGGCGATTGTGCGGGAATGCCTGCATGTTTTGCTGCAGCCTGACCAACTGCCCAGTGCGGCTGGAGCTGTCATCTGCAATGCGGAAACACTTTGCCGGGTTACGGAAGCAGTAGAGCAAAAGAAGCCCTCTATTTCAAAGGACGTGACAGTTGCAGGCAGACTGCACGGACAGCCGCTGCAGTGCTTTTTGGATGTGCCCACTGGAACCAGTATAGAAGCGCTGTTGAATCGAACCGGCGGTGCCCTAAAGGACACCGGCGAGTTGCTGGCGGGTGGACCATTCACCGGGTACCGGGTGGAGGCAGACAGCCCGGTTACAAAAACAATCGGTGGCGTACTGGCAACTATGCCGTTTTTGCGGGAACGGCGGCCAATGGGTTTGCTGGTGTGCGCCTGTAGTGCTGGTGAGCAGCGGCTGCGTCAGCTTGCAGCCAGTATGGAGGCACCGGTGGCTGCGGTGAAATTTTGTAAGCAAGCCGTGAAAATGCCGAATGGTGCGCTGAAATGTAAAGACCCTGGGCATTGCCCCGGTCAGGCACAGCGAATTTTGCAGCTGAAAAAAGCCGGGGCGCAGGTGCTGCTGGTCAGTAACTGTACAGACTGTACAAACACAGTTATGACCGTAGCACCAAAACTTGGACTGCCGGTTTACCATTTGACTGACGGTACGCTGCGGGCGGTGGGGCTGCCACTCATTCG